The proteins below come from a single Zea mays cultivar B73 chromosome 8, Zm-B73-REFERENCE-NAM-5.0, whole genome shotgun sequence genomic window:
- the LOC100191230 gene encoding exopolygalacturonase precursor, which yields MASAHNALRVFFILAVVCAVCTAKRTGANKEESAAAPGGAAGGSGGTFDISKLGATSDGKTDCTKAVQDAWTSACEATGSATVVIPKGDYLVGPLNFTGPCKGSNIAIQLDGNLLGSNDLDKYTASWIELSHVNNIGITGSGTLDGQGTAVYSKSKTDNVKAMPNTLVLFHVINATVAGIKLLNSKFFHINIDNSESITVKDVNITAPADVENTDGVHVGGSSKISILNSTIGTGDDCVSIGPGCNGVLVDSITCGPGQGISVGCLGRYKDEKDVSDITVRNCVLKNTTNGVRIKSYVDAESVLTASHLTFENIRMEEVANPIVIDQYFCPQKVCPGKRSNSSHVSVKDVTFRNITGTSSTPEAISLLCSETQPCSGVSLIDVNVEYAGKNNKTMAVCSNAKGTAKGSIEALACLV from the exons ATGGCTTCCGCACACAACGCTCTCCGGGTGTTTTTCATCCTAGCCGTGGTATGTGCCGTATGCACAGCGAAAAGGACAGGAGCCAACAAGGAAGAATCGGCGGCAGCCCCCGGTGGCGCTGCTGGAGGCAGCGGCGGGACGTTCGACATCTCCAAGCTCGGCGCGACCAGCGACGGCAAGACGGACTGCACAAAG GCAGTCCAGGACGCGTGGACGTCAGCGTGCGAAGCGACCGGAAGCGCCACGGTGGTGATCCCCAAGGGCGACTACCTGGTCGGCCCTCTCAACTTCACTGGGCCATGCAAGGGGAGCAACATCGCCATCCAGCTGGATGGCAACCTGCTGGGATCAAACGACCTGGACAAGTACACGGCGAGCTGGATCGAATTGTCTCACGTTAACAACATCGGGAtcaccggctcgggcacgctggacGGCCAGGGGACCGCCGTTTATAGCAAGAGCAAGACCGACAACGTGAAGGCGATGCCCAAC ACACTGGTGCTGTTTCACGTGATCAACGCCACTGTCGCCGGAATCAAACTACTCAACTCCAAGTTCTTCCACATCAACATCGACAACTCAGAGAGCATCACCGTGAAGGACGTGAACATCACCGCGCCCGCCGACGTTGAGAACACGGACGGCGTCCACGTCGGAGGCTCCTCCAAGATCAGCATCCTCAACTCGACCATCGGCACCGGCGACGACTGCGTCTCGATTGGGCCCGGGTGCAACGGCGTCTTGGTGGACAGCATCACCTGCGGCCCCGGGCAGGGCATCAGCGTCGGCTGCCTAGGCCGCTACAAGGACGAGAAGGACGTGAGCGACATCACGGTGCGGAACTGCGTGCTCAAGAACACCACCAACGGCGTGCGCATCAAGTCGTACGTGGACGCCGAGTCCGTGCTGACGGCCTCCCATCTCACCTTCGAGAACATCAGGATGGAGGAGGTGGCCAACCCCATCGTCATCGACCAGTACTTCTGCCCGCAGAAGGTATGCCCTGGCAAGCGGAGCAACTCCTCGCATGTCTCCGTCAAGGACGTCACGTTCCGCAACATCACCGGCACGTCGTCCACGCCCGAGGCCATCAGCCTGCTCTGCTCGGAGACGCAGCCATGCAGCGGCGTCTCCCTCATCGATGTCAACGTGGAGTACGCCGGCAAGAACAACAAAACCATGGCCGTCTGCAGCAACGCCAAGGGCACCGCCAAGGGAAGCATCGAGGCACTGGCTTGCCTGGTCTGA